DNA from Amorphoplanes friuliensis DSM 7358:
CCTGCAGACACTCGACCTGGCCCCGGTGGCCGGATCGTCGCCGACCGGCCGGTCGTTCTCGGCACCCGGCAGCCTGCGGGCCGAGTCGGCCGCGGGCGCCCGGGTGGTGCCACAGCGCACCACCGGGCGGTTCGCCCTCGTCGGCGCCACCTGGGCCGATCCGCGCGTGGTGCTCGACGGCACGGTCGAGATCCGGACCCGGCGGGCCGCCGACGGCGCCTGGACCGGCTGGCAGGCGCTGGAGTCCGACGAGGCCTCCCCCGCCGAGCCCGGCTCCCGCGACGCGGACGACGCCCGCGGCAGCACCGACCCGCTGTGGGTGGGCGAGTCCGACGGTGTCGAGGCCCGGATGGCGGCCGACGCGGGCCGCACCCGGCCGCTGCCCCCCGGCCTGCGCCTGGACCTGATCAACCCGGGTACGCCCGGACCGCTGACCACCCCGGCGGCGTACGCGGCACCGGCCCGGGCACCGCGGGTCGCCACACCGCCGCGGCCCACCCCCGAGCTGGTCAGCCGGGCGGGCTGGGGTGCGAACGAGGCGATCGTCAAGGGCACCCCGGAGTACACGACCGACGTGCAGGTCGTCTTCGTGCACCACACCGCCGGCACCAACAGTTACCGCTGCTCCGACTCGGCCGCGATCATCCGCAGCATCGAGGCGTACCACGTGAAGAGCAACCACTGGGACGACATCGGGTACAACTTCCTGGTCGACAAGTGCGGCACGCTCTTCGAGGGGCGCAAGGGCGGCGTGACGCGGCCGGTGCTCGGCGCGCACACGCTGGGCTTCAACGCGCGCAGCAGCGCGATCGCGGTGCTCGGCAACTACTCCGGGCGTGCGGTCCCGGCGGCCGTCAAGCGGGTGATCGCGCAGGTCGCGGCGTACAAGCTCGGTGCGTACGGGAACACCCCGGCCGGCCGGGTCGGGCTGATCTCGAGCGGCAGTGACCGGTACGCCAAGGGCAGCCGCGCGATGTTGAACCGGATCTCCGGCCACCGCGACACGGGCCAGACCGAGTGCCCCGGCACCACCCTGTACGCCCAGCTCGGCTCGATCCGCAGCATCGCGTCGGCGGGCCCGGCGGACTTCACGCTGGCCAAGGTGAACGGCGCGACCAAGGTCGGTGACACCCTCTACACGCGGGGCACCCTCCGGCCGTTCTGGCGGACGACGACACCGAGTTCGCTGCTCAACCGCTTCGACGTCCTCGTCGACGGCGAACTGACGGCCTCGGCGCCCAGCGCGCACCGCAACGAGCTGCTGCGACTTGCCGAGGGACGGCACATCCTGCGCCTGCGCGCGGTTGCGCTGAACGGGCGGATGGCCAACCTGAGCGTGCCGGTGGTCGTGGACAAGACGCTGCCGGAGTTCACCAGCGGGCCCAGTGTGCTGCTGCGGACCGGCTCCCTGAACGGCATCGTGCCCGTGCGGCTGCGCTGGGCCGCGGCCGACGCCGGCGGGCTCAGCGGTGTGTCGCTGACCAGCCCGGTGACCGCGACCTTCGGCGCCGCGACCACGGCGTGGGCCGGTTCGGTCCCGCCCAGCACCGACACGACGTACGCGCTGAAGGCCACCGACCGGGCGGGGAACGTGCGATCGACTGCTGTCACGCGTACCCCGGTGGTCGCCTCGGAGGCCCTGGCCGACCGGAGCGGGACCTGGAGCACGCTGAGCGGCGACGCCTACCTGGGCGGCGAAGCGTTGCGGAGCACGGCCGCGAACTCGTCGCTGAGCTGGTCCTTCACCGGCCGATCGGCGTCGCTGGCGGTGAGCCGCACGGCGGTCTCGGGCCGGGTGCAGATCTTCGTGGACGGCGAGCCGGCCGGGATGATCGATCTGCGCTCGCCGCAGACGCTGAACAAGCGCGCGGTCTGGACCCGCTCGTGGAACGACAGCGACCGGCACACCGTGAAGATCGAGGTCGAGGGCACCGCGGGCCGGCCCGGCATCATCGCCGACGGCCTGGTCTACCTGCGGTAACCGGTCCCCGGGTCGTGCCGGTCGGCCAGGTGCTGATCGAGCACGACCCGCAGGGACCGCATGGCGAAGTAGAGCCGCGACTTGAGTTCCTCGACGGGCACACCGCGGACGGCGGCGGCCTCCTCGAGCGAGACACCGCGGTAGAAGAGCTCGACCAGGACGTCCCGGTGGGCCGAGGCGAGATCGTCCATGGCGCCGGCGATCGTCGTCGCGGCCTGCGGGCCCCGGGCGGGCACGACGGCGGGGGGCCGATCGTCGTGCCCGGCCGGGGCGAACCGCTCACCGTCGCGCAGCACCGTGCGGGCAGTGAGCACGAGCCACGGACGGACCCCGGACGCACGCTGGGGGTAGCGGGCCGGGTCCTGAGCGGCGCGGTAGAAGGTCTCCTTGAGCACACTTCCGGCCAGTGCCTCGTCGCCGCCGGTCAGCCGGTGCACGTAGTCGGCGACCGCTTCCCGGTGTGGTCCCACCAGAGTCTCGAACGCCGCGGCGGCGCGGGACTGCGCGGCCCGCTCGGCGGCACTGCCCGGAGTCGGTGAGAACAGGTCGGCGTGCAGCGGCAGGTTTCCCGGCCGGTCGGCCGCGTGGCGGCCCATGTGTGCTCCTCTCCGTTGCCCGGCCTCCATGGTGATCCACCCGGACGCCCCCGGACACGGGAGAAGTACGCACGATCGGGTACCCGGGTAAGAGTCGGGTAGTTCTCCCGTGTCCCCCGTCCGGGCTGCGACGAACTCTTGGTCGCAGGAGGAACAGATGTTGTGCGTGCACGTACCGCCCTGTCCCGGGGCGGCCCAGACCGACCACGACGCTGCCCGGGTGGTGGCTACCCATCCTGAGCAGGGGTGGAGCCTTCTCTGCAACGGCGTGGTGACCTTCGACGACACCGGTGAACTGTTGCCGGACGGGCGCGCTGTCGCCCCTCGGCCGGGTGCCGGAGTGGCTCTGAAGAGCCGGCCCAGGACCGCCACCGGCGTCCGGTAACCCGCTTTCCGAGGTCACAACCACTACCGTGCTCCTATGAGCACCGCCACGACCGCGCGCGGTTCCCTCGGCAACCTGCCCGCCGAGGTGACCAGCTTCGTCGGCCGGCGGCAGGAGATGACCGGCGTCCGGCGCATGCTCTCCACCAGCCGGCTGGTCACTCTGACCGGCGCCGGCGGTGTCGGCAAGACCCGGCTCGCGCAGCGGGCCGGACTGGAGCTGCGCCGCGCCTTCCCCGACGGTGTGTGGCTCGTCGAACTGGCCGAGCTGCGTGATCCCGACCTGGTCGCGGTGACCGTGGCCGAGGCGCTCGGTGTCCGCGAGGAGTCGGTCAGCCCGGACGCGCCGGGCCTGGCCGGCTTCCTGGCGGGCAAGCAGGCGCTGCTGATCCTCGACAACTGCGAGCACCTCGTCGGCGCCTGCGCCGATCTCACCGAGACCCTGCTCCGCGCCTGTCCCCGCCTGCGGATCCTGGTCACGAGCAGGCAGGCGCTGCGGATCACGGGTGAGGCCACGCTGACCGTGCACCCGCTGTCGGTGCCGGAGCCCGACGTCGACTGCACCCCCGCGGACCTGTCCCGGTACGAGTCGGCCAGCCTGCTCGTCGAACGCGCGACCGCGGTGCTGCCCGGCTTCACGGTCACGGACGCCAACTGCTCCACGATCACCGCGCTGTGCCAGGCGCTCGAGGGCATGCCGCTGGCGATCGAGCTGGCCGTGGCCCGGCTCCGGGTGCTCTCCCTGGACCAGATCCTCGAACGCCTGACCGACCGTTATCGCCTGCTGACCGCGGGCGCCCGCAACGCACCGGCCCGCCAGCAGACCCTCCGTGCGCTGATCGACTGGAGCTGGGACCTCTGCTCCGAGCAGGAACGGGTCCTGTGGTCACGGCTGTCGGTCTTCTCGGGCGGCTTCGAGCTCGACGCCGCGGAGCAGGTCTGCGCCGACGACACCCTCCCGGCGGAGGCGATCCTGGACCTCATCGCGTCGCTGGTCGACAAGTCCGTCATCTCCCGCACCGGCGACGGCGCCCGGGCGCGCTACAAGATGCTCGAGGTCGTCCGCGAGTACGGCGCGGCACGGCTCGGTGGTGCGGGTGAACACCCCGCGATCGCGCGGAGGCACTGCGACTGGTTCGCCGATCTGGCCGCGTACGGGGATGCGCACTGGGTGAGTCCCGACCAGGCCGCGCTGATGCTGAAGCTCCGCCACGAGCAGGCCAATCTCCGGGTCGCCCTGGAGTACGCCGTGAGCGAGGGCCCGCCGGAGCGGGCGCTGCGGTTCGCCGCCGACCTGCAGAACCACTGGTTCGTCCGGGGGTTCCTCTCCGAGGGCCGGCACTGGCTGGACCGGGCACTCGCGCTGCCCCCTCCGCGGCACTGGACGCGGGTGAAGGCGCTGCGGGTGGCCTCGTGGATCGCCTGCGTGCAGGGTGACCGGGACCGGGCCGAGGCGCTGCTGGCCGACGCCAAGGCGCTGGCCGCGACGCTGCCGCCGTCCCCGGAGCGGGCGTTCATTCCGGTGGTCGAGGGCAACATCGCGATGTTCGGCGGTGACCAGGCGCGGGCGCTGCCGCTCTTCGAGCAGGCGCTGACCGGCTTCCGGGAGCTGCATTCGCTCAGCGGCGAGATGTGGACCCTCGCGGTCCTCGGGCTGGCCCGCGGTCTGGCCACCGACGATCCCACCAGGGGTTATCCGGATCTGATGGCCTGCCGCGACCTGGCGGCGGCCTCCGGTGAGGTCTGGTGGCGGTCGTTTGCGATGTGGGCGCTGAGCGTGCTGCGCTGGCGGGCCGGTGACACGGCCGGCGCCGCGGTGGCGGCCAAGGAGAGCCTGGAGGTCGGCAAGCTCGTCGAGGACGAGCAGTTCGGTGTCGGGCTGTCGCTGGAGTCGCTGGGCTGGGTGGCCGGCAGTGAGCACCGCGACCAGCGGGCGGCCCAGCTGCTCGGCGCGTCGGAGCGCATGTGGCGGGCGATGCACGCGTCTCTGTCGTCGTTCCGCAGCCTGCACGACTTCCACGACGAGTCGATGTCGCAGATCCGCGCCCGCCTGGGTGACCGCGCCTTCGACGCCGCGTTCCGGCGCGGCGCCGAGCTGACCACGGCCGAGGCGGTGGCGCTCGCCCTGGAACGATCCGGCCGCGCCGCCGTGCCCGGCCAGCGTGTCTCCCCGCCCGCCGCCCCGCCCGCCGCGGCCCCCGAGGTCACCGAGGCCCGGCTGGTCGACCTGGGCTTGACCCGCCGCGAACGGGAGGTCGTCACGCTGATCGCGGCGGGCCTGAGCAACCGCGAGATCGCGGCCCGGCTGGTGGTGGCCCAGCGCACCGCGGAGGGCCACGTGGAGAACATCCTGAGCAAGCTCGGGTTCACCTCTCGCGCTCAGGTGGCCGGCTGGCTGGCAACGCAGCGGGATACCTGACAGGAGATGTCAGTCTTCTGCGCTTGAATCAGGGGTGCAGGCGGCGAAGGGCGCCGCCCACCTCCGAAAGGCTCCACCATGCCCGGCTTCGCTTCCCTGGCCATGCTCAACCTCGACGCCGAGGACCCGGCCGCCCTGGCCACGTTCTACTCACAGGTGCTGGGCTGGGACGTTCTGCACAGCACGGCCGAGTACGCCATGATCGGCGACGGCTCGACCAGCATCGGCTTCGGCCAGGTCCCCGGTTACTCCGCACCCGGCTGGCCCGGCGAAACCACCCCGAAGCGCTACCACCTGGACTTCTACGTCGACGACCTGGACAAGGCCGAGGAGCAGGCCCTGGCGCTGGGCGCCACCAAGCCGTCGGAGCAGCCGACCCCGGACCGCTGGCGGGTGCTGCTCGACCCGGCCGGCCACCCGTTCGACATCTGCCTGCGTTCCTGACCCTTCGTCCATTCCAAGCACTTGCTTGACATCGTGGAGCGATGCGGCGCAGACTCCAAGCATGTCTTTGGAGTCTAATCCGGCGCGGCGGGTCGTCACCGATCCGCTGGCACTGCGCGCCCTCGCCCATCCGCTCCGGTTGAAGCTGTGGGGCCTGGTCGGGCGGGAGGGGCAGCTCACCGCGGCTGACGCCGCCCGCCAGCTCGGCGTCAGCCAGGCACTCGCCTCCCACCACCTGCGGCAGCTCGCCAAGTACGGCTACGTCGAGCGCGGCAGCGCCGGCGACAACCGCGAACGGCCGTGGCAGATCACCGCGACGTCGAACGACTTCGTGGGTGACAACTCCCAGGAGGGCCAGGAGTCCGCCGAACTGCTCGACCGGTACGTGGCCGAGCAGGCGGTGGTGCAGCTCGCCGACTGGCAGCAGCGTCGCGCCGACGAGGATCCGGAGTGGTCCGAGCACTCCGGGGTGGCGCAGAGCCTGCTCTACCTGACGGTCGAGGAGTTCGCCGAGCTCACCCGGGCCTGGCACGCCCTCACCTCGGAGCTGGCCGCCCGGCGTCCGCTCGGCGACGCGTCCAAGCGGGGCCCCGGGGTCAAGCCCGTCAACTTCACCCTGGTCGCTGCGCCCCTGCGGCCCACGGACTCGGGCGGCTGACGTGCGGCGACTGTGGACCGTGGTCAGCGGGAACAGCGACCTTCGACTGCTGCTCGGCGCCAACCTGATCTCACTGATCGGGGACTGGATCCTGCGGACGGGGATCGCGTACCAGATCTACGTGCTGACCGGGTCCACCCTCGCGTCGGCGGCCGCGGTCCTGGCGTCACTGGTCCCCCAGCTCCTGCTGGGTTCGGTCGCGGGTGTCTACGTCGACCGGTGGGACCGGCGGCGGACCATGGCCGTGACCAACCTGCTGATGGCCGCGGCACTGCTGCCCCTGCTCGTGGTGCAGGACACCGGCCAGGCCTGGGTCGTCTACTTGGTGATCGCGGTGCAGAGCTGTCTGGCACCGTTCTTCGCGTCAGCCGAGGCGGCGCTGGTGCCCTCGGTCGTGCCCGAGGACCAGCTGGTCACCGTGAACTCGCTCAACGCTCAGATCCGCGACGTCGCCCGCCTGATCGGGGCGGCGCTGGGCGGCGTGATCGTCGCGTCGGGCGGGATCGCCCTGCTGAGCATCGTCGACGGGGTCACGTTCCTGCTGGCCGCGGCCCTGATCCTCCGGATCCGCGCCCGCCTGGCGCCGCGATCGGGCGAGCGTCCGCACGTACTGCGCGAGTGGGCCGACGGGCTGCGGATCGCCACCGGCAGCACCACCCTGCGGGTGTTCCTCGCCTTCACCCTGATCACCGGCATCGGCGAGGCGATCCTCGGGACGCTGCTGGCCCCCTTCGTCCGCGACGTGCTCGGAGGCGACGCCCGGGCGTTCGGGATCATCATGTCCGCCCAGGCCGTCGGAGGCATCGGGGCCGGATTGTTCGTGACGACGGTCGGCCACCGCTTCCCACCGCGGCTGATGTTCGGCTGGGGTGCGGCGACCTTCGGGCTCCTCGACCTCGTGCTGTTCCTCTACCCCCTGGCGACCGACGCTCTGTGGCCCGCCGTGGTGATCATCGCGGTTGTCGGGGTGCCCTGTGCGTTCATGGTCGCGGGGGCGATGACCGCCTTCCAGCTGGCGACCGGCGACGATCACCGAGGCCGGGTCTGGGGTGCCACGGTGGCCGTCGACGGGCTCGCGATGCTGATCGGCACGATCGCCGCGGGCGCGCTGGCCGAACGACTCGGGATCCTGCCGGTGATCGTGGTGCAGGGTGTCGCCTACACCGCGGCCGGGGTGCTGGTCCTGCGGAAGCTGCCGCGGGCACCTGAGACCATCGGCGAGTGCCTCGTGACCTCATCGCCTCGCTGACCCCGTCCGACGACCTGGAGGCCCGGCACGTCGCCGACACCCTGGCCTGGCTGGAGTCCACCGACGACATCTACCGCCGGGTCAAGCCGGCGACGCCGCCAAAACACCTGGTCTCCTACGTCGTGCCGATGGACGGAGACGCCGTCCTGCTGGTGGATCACCGCAACGCCCAGCTGTGGCTGCCACCGGGTGGTCACGTCGATCCCGGCGAGGACCCGGCCGTGACCGCCGCGCGCGAGCTCGAGGAGGAGCTCGGCGTCACGGGTGCGGCGGCGACGCCGGTCTTCCTCACCGTGACCGTGACGGTCGGCCTCGACGCCGGGCACACCGACGTGAGCCTGTGGTTCCCCGCCGACGTCAGCCGCGACGAGCCGCTCACCGTGGACGAGGGCGAGTTCGCCGGCGTGCGCTGGTGGACCCGGGCCGAGATCGCGGCCGCCGATCCCGCCCGCTTCGACCCCCACCTGGGGCGCTTCCTGAAGAAGACCGCCGTCAGTTGAGGTGCCAGATGGCAGCGTTCAGGGCTGTGGCGAAGGTGACCCACGCCCAGTACGGCACGAGCAGCCAGGCCGCCGGGCGTGAGATCGGGCGGAAGAGGTAGATCGTCACGCCGATCAGCAACCACAGCACCACGATGTCGACGAGTGCCAGCCCGTACCGCCCGAAGCCGAAGAAGATCGGCGTCCACACGGCGTTCAGGACGAGCTGCACGGCGTAGACGTTCAGGGCGGTGGTCCAGCCGGTACGCCGCCAGACCAGCCAGCCGGCGACGGCGATCATCGCGTACAGGGTGGTCCAGACGGGTCCGAACAGCCACGACGGCGGCGCCCAGGACGGCTGCTCCAGGCTCTGGTACTCCGATGCCGTACCCGCGACTCCGAGCCCGCCGATCAGGGCGGCCACCGCGACAGCAACGGCGAACGGGATCAGACCCCACCAGGACGAGCGGCTCCGAGGCAGTACGTGACTGGTCATGACCGGGGAATACCCGGACCGGAAACGGACCTAACGTAGCCCTTCAGCCGGAGCCGGTCCGCCCGGCCGAACCGGCGGGCCAGGACGGAGCGCAACGGCGCCCGCGTCATCATCCGCATCGACCAGGCCCGGGCCGCGATCATCGCCGCGGACCGCGGCGCGAACATCCGCACCCCGCCCGGCGGCATCCGGACCCCTGCGGCCACATGGTCGTTCAGCTCCCGCTGGTACGCCGCGAACGCCGCCTCCGGGTCGTCCGGCCGCGCGGCCAGTTCGCCGGCCAGCACGTACGCACCGACAAGAGCAAGACTGGTCCCCTGCCCGGCCAGCGGCGACCCGCACCAGCCGGCATCGCCCAGCAGGACGATCCGGCCGCGCGCCCACCGCTCGACGCGGACCTGGCTGATCGAGTCGACGAAGAAGTCGGTCGCACCGGCCAGACCGGTCAGCAGCTCGGGCACCCGCCAGCCGGCCCCTGCCATCCTCGCGGTGAGCTCCTCCCGGCCGACCCGGGCGGGCGGCGAGGTGACCGTCAGCGACACGACCGCGGTGCCGTCCCGGCCGGGCCGGATCCCTGCCACCCGCCCGCCGGTGGCGTTGTGCATCAGGAACCAGTGGTCCAGGTCGCCGGGGTCGGGCACGGTGAAGTAGCCGCCGTACGCCCCCAGGTGCCGGACGAAGTCCCGCTCCGGCCCGAACGCCAGCGCCCGCACACCGGAGTGCACCCCGTCGGCCCCGACCACCACGTCGAAGCGTTCCGTGGGGCCGCTCGCGAAGGTCACGTCCACGCCGTGGTCGTCCTGGGCCAGTGCGACGATCCGGTCACCGAAGCGCTCCTCGGCACCGGAGCTCCCGCGCAGGATCGCGGCCAGGTCTCCACGGAGGATCTCCAGCTCGGCCTGTCGATGCGGAGGGTGGCGAGCGATCTCGGTGTGGCGACGATGTCGGTCTACCGGCACGTGCCGGGCAAGGACGAGCTACTCATCCTGACCCGGCCGCAGCCCGCGCCGAACGGTCTCCGGTTTGTCGAGTGGGTGCTCGATGCGCTGTCCGGCACCCGGCTGAGCCGGCACGAGCGGCTCTACGTCCACATCATGCTGGTCAGCTTTGTCCGCGGGGTGGCGAGCGCCCTGGAGCCGGAGGCGGCAGCGGTCCGCGAGACCGGGCTGAGCGCCGGGGAGTGGCTGGAGACGCAGGAGTCCCCGGTCGAGACGCTGACGCTGCCGCACCTACGGGAGCTGGCCGACGCCGACACCTTCGACCTGGATCTGGATTTTCTGGTCCGCTTCGGTCTGGCCCGCCTGCTCGACGGGCTGGACCTCTATGTGGACGGGCTCGGCTGACCGGTGACCAGACCGGCGATCATCCGTTCGGCGATGCCCTCGAAGCTCGGTGGTGGTCCCGAGACACCCTGGCTCAGGACCTTGGCCAGCTCGGGGTAGTCGCCGCTCGTCGCGGCCGTGCGCAGCCGGTCGACGTGTTCCCGCACCCGTTCGGAGTCGGTGACGCCGATGCGGGCCTGGGCCAGCTCGTTGGTCACGTAGCTGGCGACGAAGCCGGTCAGCAGCGCGAGGATCTCCATCTTGGCCGGGCCGGGGAGTCCGGTGCCGGACAGCGCGGCCAGCCCGCGTTCGAGGAAGCCGAGCATGTTGGGTCCGCTGAGCTGCCGGTTGGGCAGGGCCTCGGGGATCCACGGGTGCCGCAGCATCAGGGCGCGCTGCCAGGTTGTCAGGCCGAGCAGATCGGCGTCGTCCAGCTCGTGTCCCGGGTCGCTGACCTGCTCGATCATCAGGTCGAGCAGCTCCTCCTTGTCGCGCACGTAGGTGTAGAGCGACA
Protein-coding regions in this window:
- a CDS encoding TspO/MBR family protein encodes the protein MTSHVLPRSRSSWWGLIPFAVAVAVAALIGGLGVAGTASEYQSLEQPSWAPPSWLFGPVWTTLYAMIAVAGWLVWRRTGWTTALNVYAVQLVLNAVWTPIFFGFGRYGLALVDIVVLWLLIGVTIYLFRPISRPAAWLLVPYWAWVTFATALNAAIWHLN
- a CDS encoding VOC family protein, which codes for MPGFASLAMLNLDAEDPAALATFYSQVLGWDVLHSTAEYAMIGDGSTSIGFGQVPGYSAPGWPGETTPKRYHLDFYVDDLDKAEEQALALGATKPSEQPTPDRWRVLLDPAGHPFDICLRS
- a CDS encoding TetR/AcrR family transcriptional regulator, producing the protein MPRGRPPARTRPQVVAAAITVADAEGLDALTMRRLAAELGAGVMSLYTYVRDKEELLDLMIEQVSDPGHELDDADLLGLTTWQRALMLRHPWIPEALPNRQLSGPNMLGFLERGLAALSGTGLPGPAKMEILALLTGFVASYVTNELAQARIGVTDSERVREHVDRLRTAATSGDYPELAKVLSQGVSGPPPSFEGIAERMIAGLVTGQPSPST
- a CDS encoding MFS transporter, giving the protein MRRLWTVVSGNSDLRLLLGANLISLIGDWILRTGIAYQIYVLTGSTLASAAAVLASLVPQLLLGSVAGVYVDRWDRRRTMAVTNLLMAAALLPLLVVQDTGQAWVVYLVIAVQSCLAPFFASAEAALVPSVVPEDQLVTVNSLNAQIRDVARLIGAALGGVIVASGGIALLSIVDGVTFLLAAALILRIRARLAPRSGERPHVLREWADGLRIATGSTTLRVFLAFTLITGIGEAILGTLLAPFVRDVLGGDARAFGIIMSAQAVGGIGAGLFVTTVGHRFPPRLMFGWGAATFGLLDLVLFLYPLATDALWPAVVIIAVVGVPCAFMVAGAMTAFQLATGDDHRGRVWGATVAVDGLAMLIGTIAAGALAERLGILPVIVVQGVAYTAAGVLVLRKLPRAPETIGECLVTSSPR
- a CDS encoding NUDIX domain-containing protein gives rise to the protein MPRDLIASLTPSDDLEARHVADTLAWLESTDDIYRRVKPATPPKHLVSYVVPMDGDAVLLVDHRNAQLWLPPGGHVDPGEDPAVTAARELEEELGVTGAAATPVFLTVTVTVGLDAGHTDVSLWFPADVSRDEPLTVDEGEFAGVRWWTRAEIAAADPARFDPHLGRFLKKTAVS
- a CDS encoding sigma factor-like helix-turn-helix DNA-binding protein, whose amino-acid sequence is MGRHAADRPGNLPLHADLFSPTPGSAAERAAQSRAAAAFETLVGPHREAVADYVHRLTGGDEALAGSVLKETFYRAAQDPARYPQRASGVRPWLVLTARTVLRDGERFAPAGHDDRPPAVVPARGPQAATTIAGAMDDLASAHRDVLVELFYRGVSLEEAAAVRGVPVEELKSRLYFAMRSLRVVLDQHLADRHDPGTGYRR
- a CDS encoding FAD-dependent monooxygenase, encoding MEILRGDLAAILRGSSGAEERFGDRIVALAQDDHGVDVTFASGPTERFDVVVGADGVHSGVRALAFGPERDFVRHLGAYGGYFTVPDPGDLDHWFLMHNATGGRVAGIRPGRDGTAVVSLTVTSPPARVGREELTARMAGAGWRVPELLTGLAGATDFFVDSISQVRVERWARGRIVLLGDAGWCGSPLAGQGTSLALVGAYVLAGELAARPDDPEAAFAAYQRELNDHVAAGVRMPPGGVRMFAPRSAAMIAARAWSMRMMTRAPLRSVLARRFGRADRLRLKGYVRSVSGPGIPRS
- a CDS encoding TetR/AcrR family transcriptional regulator C-terminal domain-containing protein, producing MVVLGQCDDPVTEALLGTGAPAQDRGQVSTEDLQLGLSMRRVASDLGVATMSVYRHVPGKDELLILTRPQPAPNGLRFVEWVLDALSGTRLSRHERLYVHIMLVSFVRGVASALEPEAAAVRETGLSAGEWLETQESPVETLTLPHLRELADADTFDLDLDFLVRFGLARLLDGLDLYVDGLG
- a CDS encoding helix-turn-helix domain-containing protein, which produces MSLESNPARRVVTDPLALRALAHPLRLKLWGLVGREGQLTAADAARQLGVSQALASHHLRQLAKYGYVERGSAGDNRERPWQITATSNDFVGDNSQEGQESAELLDRYVAEQAVVQLADWQQRRADEDPEWSEHSGVAQSLLYLTVEEFAELTRAWHALTSELAARRPLGDASKRGPGVKPVNFTLVAAPLRPTDSGG
- a CDS encoding N-acetylmuramoyl-L-alanine amidase yields the protein MATVLGTAVALSGAVAVLASEGDAAAGEPIAPAAPTLQTLDLAPVAGSSPTGRSFSAPGSLRAESAAGARVVPQRTTGRFALVGATWADPRVVLDGTVEIRTRRAADGAWTGWQALESDEASPAEPGSRDADDARGSTDPLWVGESDGVEARMAADAGRTRPLPPGLRLDLINPGTPGPLTTPAAYAAPARAPRVATPPRPTPELVSRAGWGANEAIVKGTPEYTTDVQVVFVHHTAGTNSYRCSDSAAIIRSIEAYHVKSNHWDDIGYNFLVDKCGTLFEGRKGGVTRPVLGAHTLGFNARSSAIAVLGNYSGRAVPAAVKRVIAQVAAYKLGAYGNTPAGRVGLISSGSDRYAKGSRAMLNRISGHRDTGQTECPGTTLYAQLGSIRSIASAGPADFTLAKVNGATKVGDTLYTRGTLRPFWRTTTPSSLLNRFDVLVDGELTASAPSAHRNELLRLAEGRHILRLRAVALNGRMANLSVPVVVDKTLPEFTSGPSVLLRTGSLNGIVPVRLRWAAADAGGLSGVSLTSPVTATFGAATTAWAGSVPPSTDTTYALKATDRAGNVRSTAVTRTPVVASEALADRSGTWSTLSGDAYLGGEALRSTAANSSLSWSFTGRSASLAVSRTAVSGRVQIFVDGEPAGMIDLRSPQTLNKRAVWTRSWNDSDRHTVKIEVEGTAGRPGIIADGLVYLR
- a CDS encoding DUF5999 family protein, with the translated sequence MCVHVPPCPGAAQTDHDAARVVATHPEQGWSLLCNGVVTFDDTGELLPDGRAVAPRPGAGVALKSRPRTATGVR
- a CDS encoding ATP-binding protein, whose product is MSTATTARGSLGNLPAEVTSFVGRRQEMTGVRRMLSTSRLVTLTGAGGVGKTRLAQRAGLELRRAFPDGVWLVELAELRDPDLVAVTVAEALGVREESVSPDAPGLAGFLAGKQALLILDNCEHLVGACADLTETLLRACPRLRILVTSRQALRITGEATLTVHPLSVPEPDVDCTPADLSRYESASLLVERATAVLPGFTVTDANCSTITALCQALEGMPLAIELAVARLRVLSLDQILERLTDRYRLLTAGARNAPARQQTLRALIDWSWDLCSEQERVLWSRLSVFSGGFELDAAEQVCADDTLPAEAILDLIASLVDKSVISRTGDGARARYKMLEVVREYGAARLGGAGEHPAIARRHCDWFADLAAYGDAHWVSPDQAALMLKLRHEQANLRVALEYAVSEGPPERALRFAADLQNHWFVRGFLSEGRHWLDRALALPPPRHWTRVKALRVASWIACVQGDRDRAEALLADAKALAATLPPSPERAFIPVVEGNIAMFGGDQARALPLFEQALTGFRELHSLSGEMWTLAVLGLARGLATDDPTRGYPDLMACRDLAAASGEVWWRSFAMWALSVLRWRAGDTAGAAVAAKESLEVGKLVEDEQFGVGLSLESLGWVAGSEHRDQRAAQLLGASERMWRAMHASLSSFRSLHDFHDESMSQIRARLGDRAFDAAFRRGAELTTAEAVALALERSGRAAVPGQRVSPPAAPPAAAPEVTEARLVDLGLTRREREVVTLIAAGLSNREIAARLVVAQRTAEGHVENILSKLGFTSRAQVAGWLATQRDT